A window from Bacteroidota bacterium encodes these proteins:
- a CDS encoding PASTA domain-containing protein — MEVRRDILWRVYMSFMGIVLFGVLVLGKTFYIQRFQGNYWRSMSDSLHQKIESIDAERGTVFSEDGQMLSTSIPTFDIYIDFLADGLQEKKGKRFKENIDSFTVALSDYFGDKSAAAYKRDLQNAYRDKNRYYPLKKKLSFEDYKTFRQFPLVKLGRNKSGVIVEVNSKRLMPFGLLANRTIGLSRDFVATNGKMKKTNVGLEKSFDTLLNGQKGERLVRFIAGGTAIPVEGYQIEPENGKDVFTTLDVNMQDITETALMKMMLESEAQYGTAIVMETKTGKIKAIANLGRQKDGSYWEDDNYALRVTEPGSTIKLVTLLSVLEEGSSEITDMVEVGSAGQMIVGPRNVNDAERSPRPVLSVKECFAHSSNVGMSKLAYKAFANNPKKFKEYLHKYHMDVKSPIDLTDVPKPVFSSFEKNAGGVMNMITMSFGYSLNVSPLHTLTLYNAIANDGKMMKPYLVNGIKRDGIMTQQFSPVVLEGNIAKPSAVKAAQESMELVVTEGTGRPAFKGFPFAVAGKTGTAHVADRGIQYNDMVYQASFVGYFPANNPQYSCIVVIRTKPHAAMHYGGQLGAPVFKEIASKLYAMYVDNKTVNYAGVKSDSNSYFYSGYSKDIRTVYSTMNIAAKDSAAQNNWGIVYSNNYQPVVKGFDVRNKQMPNVKGMGLKDALFMLENMGLKVVVKGKGKVASQSVQIGAQVTKGMVVYIELS, encoded by the coding sequence TTGGAAGTTAGACGTGACATACTATGGAGAGTGTACATGAGTTTTATGGGTATTGTACTGTTTGGTGTATTGGTACTTGGTAAAACTTTCTACATTCAGCGTTTCCAGGGAAATTACTGGCGCAGCATGAGTGACAGCCTGCATCAGAAAATTGAATCCATCGACGCTGAAAGGGGTACTGTCTTCAGCGAAGACGGCCAAATGCTTAGCACTTCGATTCCCACCTTCGATATCTACATAGATTTTCTTGCTGATGGTTTACAGGAGAAAAAAGGAAAACGTTTCAAAGAAAATATTGATTCTTTTACTGTTGCCTTATCTGATTATTTCGGTGATAAATCTGCTGCAGCGTACAAACGTGACTTACAAAATGCCTACCGGGATAAAAACAGGTATTACCCTTTGAAGAAAAAACTATCCTTTGAAGATTACAAAACATTTCGCCAGTTTCCACTGGTGAAATTAGGTAGAAACAAAAGCGGTGTTATCGTTGAAGTAAACAGCAAACGCTTAATGCCTTTTGGTTTGCTTGCCAACCGCACCATTGGTTTATCAAGAGATTTTGTTGCAACCAACGGCAAAATGAAAAAGACAAATGTGGGATTGGAAAAAAGTTTCGACACCTTATTAAATGGTCAGAAAGGTGAACGCCTTGTTCGCTTTATAGCTGGTGGTACTGCTATTCCTGTTGAAGGTTACCAGATAGAACCTGAGAATGGTAAAGATGTATTTACAACACTGGATGTAAATATGCAGGACATAACAGAAACTGCATTGATGAAGATGATGCTTGAAAGTGAAGCACAGTATGGAACTGCCATTGTAATGGAAACAAAAACAGGGAAGATCAAAGCGATTGCAAATCTTGGTCGGCAGAAAGATGGCAGCTACTGGGAAGATGATAATTATGCATTGCGTGTTACAGAGCCGGGCTCCACTATTAAACTCGTTACATTATTATCTGTATTGGAAGAAGGAAGTTCTGAGATTACTGATATGGTCGAAGTAGGTTCAGCAGGTCAGATGATCGTTGGCCCGAGAAATGTAAATGATGCTGAACGTTCGCCTCGTCCTGTATTAAGTGTGAAAGAATGTTTTGCTCATAGCTCAAATGTTGGAATGAGTAAGCTTGCTTACAAAGCATTTGCAAATAATCCAAAGAAGTTTAAAGAATACCTCCACAAATATCATATGGATGTTAAATCACCGATTGATTTAACGGATGTACCCAAGCCAGTATTTTCTTCATTCGAAAAAAATGCAGGCGGTGTAATGAATATGATCACAATGAGTTTTGGTTATTCATTAAATGTTTCTCCGCTGCATACACTCACATTGTATAATGCAATTGCTAATGACGGCAAGATGATGAAGCCTTACCTGGTGAATGGAATAAAAAGAGACGGTATAATGACGCAACAGTTTAGCCCGGTTGTTTTGGAAGGAAACATTGCAAAACCTTCTGCAGTTAAGGCAGCACAAGAAAGTATGGAGTTGGTAGTTACAGAAGGAACAGGCAGGCCAGCATTTAAAGGATTTCCATTTGCAGTGGCCGGTAAAACAGGTACAGCACATGTGGCCGATCGTGGTATACAATATAATGATATGGTTTACCAGGCCTCATTCGTTGGATATTTTCCCGCTAATAATCCGCAGTACTCATGCATCGTGGTGATCCGTACCAAACCACATGCAGCTATGCACTACGGTGGCCAGTTAGGGGCGCCGGTGTTTAAAGAGATCGCTTCAAAACTATATGCCATGTATGTTGACAATAAAACTGTCAACTATGCCGGTGTTAAAAGTGACAGTAATTCTTATTTCTACTCCGGCTATTCAAAAGATATAAGAACTGTATATAGTACAATGAATATCGCTGCAAAAGATTCTGCGGCGCAGAATAACTGGGGGATTGTTTATAGTAATAATTACCAGCCGGTGGTGAAAGGGTTTGATGTAAGGAATAAGCAGATGCCGAATGTAAAAGGTATGGGATTGAAAGATGCATTGTTTATGCTGGAGAATATGGGGCTGAAAGTCGTAGTGAAAGGAAAAGGCAAAGTAGCAAGTCAATCAGTGCAGATAGGCGCACAGGTGACAAAAGGAATGGTAGTATATATTGAACTGAGTTAA
- a CDS encoding UDP-N-acetylmuramoyl-L-alanyl-D-glutamate--2,6-diaminopimelate ligase, whose product MLLKDVLYKVALRSVAGSTDSEVKDVQIDSRRITNGSVFIAVKGVAMDGHEFIDKAVDAGAKTIVCEELPASLKEGVNYVQVENSAEAAAHIAHNFYGQPSEKLKLVGVTGTNGKTTIATLLYKLFTSLGYKCGLLSTVENIIGDKAEPSSHTTPDTISLNATLKTMYDEGCTHVFMENSSHAIHQHRSTGLKFTGALFSNITHDHLDYHKTFDEYIRVKKSFFDNLSSDAFAISNADDKRGLVMLQNTNARKYLYSLRTAAEYKGKILDNSLTGLHMVINEQEVYFRLIGEFNAYNLLAVYGAAICMGEDKHEVLKFLSVLTGAEGRFDYMISPKEKIIAIVDYAHTPDALLNVLATIKKLRKGNEKIITVVGCGGDRDKTKRPIMAEVACEHSDKVILTSDNPRSENPEQIIKDMEQGVGIASRKKTLSIADRREAIKTAINLAETEDIILVAGKGHEKYQEIKGVKHHFDDKEIVREMFDVLEK is encoded by the coding sequence TTGCTTTTAAAAGATGTTTTATATAAAGTGGCATTAAGATCTGTGGCGGGAAGTACAGACAGTGAAGTAAAGGATGTGCAGATCGATTCGAGAAGAATAACAAATGGTTCTGTTTTTATAGCAGTGAAGGGAGTAGCGATGGATGGCCATGAGTTCATTGATAAAGCAGTTGATGCAGGGGCAAAGACGATCGTATGCGAAGAGTTGCCTGCATCGCTGAAAGAAGGTGTCAATTATGTACAGGTAGAAAACAGCGCTGAGGCTGCTGCTCATATTGCACATAATTTTTACGGTCAGCCATCAGAGAAACTAAAACTGGTAGGAGTGACCGGGACAAACGGAAAAACAACAATAGCAACATTATTATATAAGCTCTTTACATCGCTGGGTTATAAATGCGGATTGCTGAGTACGGTGGAAAATATAATTGGAGATAAAGCAGAACCTTCCAGTCATACCACACCGGATACGATCAGCCTGAATGCGACATTGAAAACAATGTATGATGAAGGATGCACACATGTGTTTATGGAAAATAGTTCACATGCTATTCATCAGCATCGCAGTACAGGATTGAAGTTTACCGGTGCCTTGTTCAGCAACATCACACATGACCACCTGGATTATCATAAAACATTTGATGAATATATCCGGGTGAAGAAATCCTTCTTCGACAATTTATCATCTGATGCATTTGCCATCAGCAATGCAGACGATAAAAGAGGATTGGTGATGCTGCAGAACACCAACGCAAGAAAATACCTGTACAGCCTGCGCACAGCAGCCGAGTATAAAGGAAAAATTCTTGATAACAGCCTGACGGGTCTGCATATGGTGATAAATGAACAAGAAGTTTATTTCAGGTTGATTGGTGAGTTCAATGCTTATAACCTGCTGGCTGTTTATGGTGCAGCAATTTGTATGGGCGAGGATAAACATGAAGTGCTTAAGTTCTTAAGTGTGTTGACCGGTGCAGAAGGAAGATTTGATTATATGATCTCGCCGAAAGAAAAAATAATCGCAATTGTAGATTATGCTCACACACCGGATGCTCTTTTAAATGTGCTGGCAACGATAAAGAAATTGAGAAAAGGAAATGAGAAAATAATCACAGTTGTTGGGTGTGGTGGTGACAGGGACAAAACTAAAAGACCCATCATGGCAGAAGTAGCCTGCGAGCATAGTGATAAAGTGATATTGACAAGTGATAATCCAAGAAGTGAGAATCCGGAACAAATAATAAAAGACATGGAGCAGGGAGTAGGGATAGCGTCGAGGAAAAAAACATTATCGATAGCAGACAGAAGAGAAGCAATAAAAACGGCGATCAACCTGGCAGAAACAGAAGATATCATACTGGTAGCAGGTAAAGGACATGAAAAATACCAGGAGATAAAAGGAGTGAAGCATCATTTTGATGATAAAGAAATAGTGAGAGAGATGTTTGATGTATTGGAAAAGTGA